The Betta splendens chromosome 4, fBetSpl5.4, whole genome shotgun sequence genome contains a region encoding:
- the nexn gene encoding nexilin isoform X2 — MTEVAQVAAPVGHSLDDEQERDVTLGGGYEEVDEGDSAEEETEETPNRDDDASSVDREEKGNKGVVNGSATATENEENQNMSDLAFKKEKLLRSRKPVARTYVPKQNREKGDVTSKFESMQKAREERSRQRNKEEQQKRKEQYIKEREWNRRKQEIKELLASSDEEEELKPGKVEKSYVPKITGSVKGKFAEMEKQRQEEERKRMEEERRKREAQDKMEKAKIKKELAQKAAEEGDDTILVRVVPAKASRAPGRIKVNFEDMEKNREEEIKKKAEEEKKRRYDENRLSFREAKRRSVVQQDEEETPSEKAAVTPGKLKLTFEELEKERQEQRKKQAEEEAKRRLQEEKKAFEEARLEMGEDEEDRPSSQQDREEVRPGKLRLSFEELERQRVEEERKKAEEETRRRMEEERRAFAEARKSMLVDEDDEVLMALLNLEGNKPGKICASFEELERQRREEEQKKAEEEAKRRLEEEKKLFAEARKSMGLDDEEGMVKSESQEALHPRKLEINFEELLKEKEEAERRRKAEERKKKLEQEKQEFEQLRQEMGEDEVNESSDIVSTEYEELTKLKRTGSIQAKNLKSKFEKIKQLTDEEIQKKIDMERARRKAIDDEIKEREAERVQEDDEEEGGTTPGRAEESPFKQKVDMRARFEQMAKAREEEERRRIEEQKLQRMQFEQQEIDAALQKKKEDDGDEESSIINGSAAYEDEEDHARSGAPWFKKPLKNQSVVDSEPVRFTVKITGEPKPEVTWWFEGEMLQDCEDYQYIERGETYCLYLPETFPEDEGEYMCKAVNSRGTAASTCILTIETYD; from the exons ATGACAGAGGTGGCGCAGGTTGCGGCTCCGGTCGGCCACAGCTTGGACGACGAGCAGGAGCGCGACGTCACGCTCGGGGGGGGTTACGAAGAGGTGGACGAGGGCGACTCCGCCGAGGAGGAAACTGAGGAGACGCCGAACAGGGACGACGACGCAAGCAGTGTGGACCGCGAGGAAAAGGGCAACAAAGGCGTTGTGAATGGCTCGGCCACAGCCACAGAAAATGAGGAAAACCAGAATATGTCCGATTTGGCATTTAAAAAAGAG AAGCTCCTCCGGTCCAGAAAGCCCGTGGCCAGAACCTACGTCCCCAAACAGAACCGAGAGAAGGGGGACGTGACCAGCAAGTTTGAGAGCATGCAGAAGGCCAGGGAGGAGCGGAGCCGGCAGAGGaacaaggaggagcagcagaagaggaaagagcagtacatcaaggagagggagtggaaccgcaggaagcaggag ATAAAGGAACTACTCGCTtccagtgatgaggaggaggagttgaaGCCAGGAAAGGTAGAGAAATCCTACGTCCCCAAAATCACAG GTAGTGTGAAGGGGAAGTTTGCAGAAATGGAGAAACAAAggcaggaggaagaaaggaagaggatggaggaggagaggaggaagagggaagcCCAGGACAAGATGGAAAAAGCCAAAATAAAGAAGGAACTGGCTCAGAAGGCGGCAGAG GAAGGAGACGATACCATTCTAGTGCGTGTAGTCCCAGCGAAGGCGTCACGAGCTCCGGGCAGAATCAAGGTGAACTTCGAAGACATGGAGAAAAACCGAGAGGAGGAAATCAaaaagaaggcagaggaggagaaaaagagacgATACGACGAAAACAGACTCTCCTTCAGAGAAGCCAAGCGACGCTCAGTTGTTCAACAG gatgaggaggagacgccCTCTGAGAAGGCGGCTGTGACCCCTGGAAAGCTGAAGCTGACGttcgaggagctggagaaggaacgacaggagcagaggaagaagcaggcggaggaggaagcCAAACGtcgcctgcaggaggagaagaaagctTTTGAGGAGGCCCGGCTGGAAATG ggagaagatgaggaggacCGTCCGTCGTCTCAGCAAGACAGGGAGGAGGTGCGACCCGGAAAACTGAGACTGAGCTTTGAAGAGCTGGAGAGGCAGCGAGTTGAAGAGGAGCGCaagaaggcggaggaggagaccCGGAGgcggatggaggaggagaggagagcgttTGCTGAAGCCAGGAAGAGCATG CTTGTAGATGAAGATGACGAGGTGCTGATGGCCTTGTTGAACCTAGAGGGCAACAAGCCTGGGAAGATATGTGCCAGCTTTGAGGAGCTGGAGCGccagagacgggaggaggagcagaagaaggcTGAAGAAGAGGCCAAGAGgcgactggaggaggagaagaagctcTTTGCTGAGGCCCGCAAGAGCATG GGTCTAGATGATGAAGAAGGGATGGTGAAAAGTGAGTCTCAGGAAGCGCTGCACCCTAGAAAACTAGAGATCAACTTTGAAGAGCTActaaaagagaaggaggaagccgAGAGGAGACGTAAGGCTGAGGAGCGTAAAAAGaaactggagcaggagaagcaggaatTCGAACAACTGAGACAAGAGATGGGTGAG GACGAAGTAAATGAAAGCTCAGATATCGTGAGCACAGAGTATGAAGAACTGACTAAGCTCAAGAGGACGGGCTCCATCCAGGCCAAGAACCTGAAGTCCAAGTTTGAGAAGATCAAGCAGCTGACAGATGAGGAAATTCAGAAGAAGATTGACATGGAGAGAGCACGGAGGAAAGCCATTGATGATGAAATTAAAGAGAGGGAAGCAGAGAGGGTCCAGGAG gatgatgaggaggaaggaggaacaaCTCCAGGGAGAGCCGAGGAGTCACCGTTCAAACAGAAGGTGGACATGCGAGCTCGATTCGAACAAATGGCCAAAgccagagaagaggaggagaggaggaggatagaggagcagaagctgcagagaaTGCAGTTTGAGCAGCAAGAGATCGATGCCGCTCTCCAAAAG AAGAAGGAGGATGACGGTGATGAGGAGAGCAGCATCATCAATGGCTCCGCAGCCTACGAAGATGAGGAGGATCACGCCAGGTCGGGCGCTCCCTGGTTCAAAAAGCCCCTTAAAAACCAGTCAGTGGTGGACTCTGAGCCAGTTCGGTTCACCGTTAAGATCACCGGGGAGCCGAAACCCGAGGTGACCTGGTGGTTCGAGGGAGAGATGCTCCAGGACTGTGAGGATTACCAGTATATAGAGCGAGGAGAGACGTACTGCCTCTACTTGCCAGAGACCTTCCCAGAGGATGAGGGCGAGTACATGTGCAAGGCTGTGAACAGCAGAGGCACAGCAGCAAGTACCTGCATTCTCACCATAGAAA cTTATGACTAG
- the nexn gene encoding nexilin isoform X1 has protein sequence MTEVAQVAAPVGHSLDDEQERDVTLGGGYEEVDEGDSAEEETEETPNRDDDASSVDREEKGNKGVVNGSATATENEENQNMSDLAFKKEKLLRSRKPVARTYVPKQNREKGDVTSKFESMQKAREERSRQRNKEEQQKRKEQYIKEREWNRRKQEIKELLASSDEEEELKPGKVEKSYVPKITGSVKGKFAEMEKQRQEEERKRMEEERRKREAQDKMEKAKIKKELAQKAAEEGDDTILVRVVPAKASRAPGRIKVNFEDMEKNREEEIKKKAEEEKKRRYDENRLSFREAKRRSVVQQDEEETPSEKAAVTPGKLKLTFEELEKERQEQRKKQAEEEAKRRLQEEKKAFEEARLEMGEDEEDRPSSQQDREEVRPGKLRLSFEELERQRVEEERKKAEEETRRRMEEERRAFAEARKSMLVDEDDEVLMALLNLEGNKPGKICASFEELERQRREEEQKKAEEEAKRRLEEEKKLFAEARKSMGLDDEEGMVKSESQEALHPRKLEINFEELLKEKEEAERRRKAEERKKKLEQEKQEFEQLRQEMGEDEVNESSDIVSTEYEELTKLKRTGSIQAKNLKSKFEKIKQLTDEEIQKKIDMERARRKAIDDEIKEREAERVQEDDEEEGGTTPGRAEESPFKQKVDMRARFEQMAKAREEEERRRIEEQKLQRMQFEQQEIDAALQKKKEDDGDEESSIINGSAAYEDEEDHARSGAPWFKKPLKNQSVVDSEPVRFTVKITGEPKPEVTWWFEGEMLQDCEDYQYIERGETYCLYLPETFPEDEGEYMCKAVNSRGTAASTCILTIESKITLV, from the exons ATGACAGAGGTGGCGCAGGTTGCGGCTCCGGTCGGCCACAGCTTGGACGACGAGCAGGAGCGCGACGTCACGCTCGGGGGGGGTTACGAAGAGGTGGACGAGGGCGACTCCGCCGAGGAGGAAACTGAGGAGACGCCGAACAGGGACGACGACGCAAGCAGTGTGGACCGCGAGGAAAAGGGCAACAAAGGCGTTGTGAATGGCTCGGCCACAGCCACAGAAAATGAGGAAAACCAGAATATGTCCGATTTGGCATTTAAAAAAGAG AAGCTCCTCCGGTCCAGAAAGCCCGTGGCCAGAACCTACGTCCCCAAACAGAACCGAGAGAAGGGGGACGTGACCAGCAAGTTTGAGAGCATGCAGAAGGCCAGGGAGGAGCGGAGCCGGCAGAGGaacaaggaggagcagcagaagaggaaagagcagtacatcaaggagagggagtggaaccgcaggaagcaggag ATAAAGGAACTACTCGCTtccagtgatgaggaggaggagttgaaGCCAGGAAAGGTAGAGAAATCCTACGTCCCCAAAATCACAG GTAGTGTGAAGGGGAAGTTTGCAGAAATGGAGAAACAAAggcaggaggaagaaaggaagaggatggaggaggagaggaggaagagggaagcCCAGGACAAGATGGAAAAAGCCAAAATAAAGAAGGAACTGGCTCAGAAGGCGGCAGAG GAAGGAGACGATACCATTCTAGTGCGTGTAGTCCCAGCGAAGGCGTCACGAGCTCCGGGCAGAATCAAGGTGAACTTCGAAGACATGGAGAAAAACCGAGAGGAGGAAATCAaaaagaaggcagaggaggagaaaaagagacgATACGACGAAAACAGACTCTCCTTCAGAGAAGCCAAGCGACGCTCAGTTGTTCAACAG gatgaggaggagacgccCTCTGAGAAGGCGGCTGTGACCCCTGGAAAGCTGAAGCTGACGttcgaggagctggagaaggaacgacaggagcagaggaagaagcaggcggaggaggaagcCAAACGtcgcctgcaggaggagaagaaagctTTTGAGGAGGCCCGGCTGGAAATG ggagaagatgaggaggacCGTCCGTCGTCTCAGCAAGACAGGGAGGAGGTGCGACCCGGAAAACTGAGACTGAGCTTTGAAGAGCTGGAGAGGCAGCGAGTTGAAGAGGAGCGCaagaaggcggaggaggagaccCGGAGgcggatggaggaggagaggagagcgttTGCTGAAGCCAGGAAGAGCATG CTTGTAGATGAAGATGACGAGGTGCTGATGGCCTTGTTGAACCTAGAGGGCAACAAGCCTGGGAAGATATGTGCCAGCTTTGAGGAGCTGGAGCGccagagacgggaggaggagcagaagaaggcTGAAGAAGAGGCCAAGAGgcgactggaggaggagaagaagctcTTTGCTGAGGCCCGCAAGAGCATG GGTCTAGATGATGAAGAAGGGATGGTGAAAAGTGAGTCTCAGGAAGCGCTGCACCCTAGAAAACTAGAGATCAACTTTGAAGAGCTActaaaagagaaggaggaagccgAGAGGAGACGTAAGGCTGAGGAGCGTAAAAAGaaactggagcaggagaagcaggaatTCGAACAACTGAGACAAGAGATGGGTGAG GACGAAGTAAATGAAAGCTCAGATATCGTGAGCACAGAGTATGAAGAACTGACTAAGCTCAAGAGGACGGGCTCCATCCAGGCCAAGAACCTGAAGTCCAAGTTTGAGAAGATCAAGCAGCTGACAGATGAGGAAATTCAGAAGAAGATTGACATGGAGAGAGCACGGAGGAAAGCCATTGATGATGAAATTAAAGAGAGGGAAGCAGAGAGGGTCCAGGAG gatgatgaggaggaaggaggaacaaCTCCAGGGAGAGCCGAGGAGTCACCGTTCAAACAGAAGGTGGACATGCGAGCTCGATTCGAACAAATGGCCAAAgccagagaagaggaggagaggaggaggatagaggagcagaagctgcagagaaTGCAGTTTGAGCAGCAAGAGATCGATGCCGCTCTCCAAAAG AAGAAGGAGGATGACGGTGATGAGGAGAGCAGCATCATCAATGGCTCCGCAGCCTACGAAGATGAGGAGGATCACGCCAGGTCGGGCGCTCCCTGGTTCAAAAAGCCCCTTAAAAACCAGTCAGTGGTGGACTCTGAGCCAGTTCGGTTCACCGTTAAGATCACCGGGGAGCCGAAACCCGAGGTGACCTGGTGGTTCGAGGGAGAGATGCTCCAGGACTGTGAGGATTACCAGTATATAGAGCGAGGAGAGACGTACTGCCTCTACTTGCCAGAGACCTTCCCAGAGGATGAGGGCGAGTACATGTGCAAGGCTGTGAACAGCAGAGGCACAGCAGCAAGTACCTGCATTCTCACCATAGAAAGTAAGATCACCTTGGTGTGA